From Streptomyces sp. NBC_00690, a single genomic window includes:
- a CDS encoding deoxyguanosinetriphosphate triphosphohydrolase — protein sequence MAGTTSTTPSGPGTPGPSSDATPRDTGSGRHSNPNSAASPGNTGNTGNTGNTENTGNPGNTDNTASFPGSPDYNEAATARWAPEPDKRPGRTAFQRDRARVLHSSALRRLAGKTQVVTPGTRNQAWDASPRTRLTHSLECAQVGRELGAALGCDPDLVEAACLAHDMGHPPFGHNGEAALNDFAKEYGGFEGNAQSLRLLTRIEPKRFVHDDDGDLVSVGLNLTRATLDAATKYPWPRGGHPTNPDSVKFGVYEDDVPVFAWIREGAPEHRICFEAQVMDWSDDVAYSVHDIEDGLHAGHIDPNLLLAEPERAELWRIAIGRYVPADTEPQELSDALDRLIGQEWWPHHYDGSAVAQARLKDATSQLIGRFCLAAEGATRQAYGTGRLTRYAAELVVPREARMECAVLKAVADCYVMQRAEQEALRADQRIVLAELAEALTARAPDTLDPQFRALFHAAKDDRARGRVIVDQLASLTDASARTLHAQLTARR from the coding sequence ATGGCAGGCACCACCAGCACCACCCCATCCGGGCCCGGCACTCCGGGCCCCTCCAGCGACGCCACACCGAGGGACACCGGCAGCGGTCGGCACAGCAACCCCAATAGCGCTGCAAGCCCCGGCAACACGGGCAACACCGGCAACACCGGGAATACCGAGAACACTGGGAACCCCGGGAACACCGACAACACCGCCAGCTTCCCCGGCTCCCCCGACTACAACGAAGCCGCCACCGCACGCTGGGCCCCGGAGCCGGACAAACGCCCGGGCCGCACGGCGTTCCAACGGGACCGGGCGCGCGTACTGCACTCCTCCGCACTGCGCCGGCTGGCCGGAAAGACCCAGGTCGTCACTCCGGGCACCCGCAACCAAGCCTGGGACGCCAGCCCGCGCACCCGGCTCACCCACTCACTGGAGTGCGCACAGGTCGGCCGCGAGCTCGGTGCCGCCCTCGGCTGCGACCCCGACCTGGTGGAGGCCGCCTGTCTCGCGCACGACATGGGCCACCCGCCCTTCGGACACAACGGAGAGGCCGCACTCAACGACTTCGCCAAGGAGTACGGCGGCTTCGAGGGCAATGCCCAGTCCCTGCGCCTCCTCACCCGCATCGAACCCAAGAGGTTCGTGCACGACGACGATGGCGACCTGGTCAGCGTGGGCCTCAACCTCACCCGGGCCACGCTCGACGCCGCCACCAAGTACCCGTGGCCCCGCGGTGGCCACCCCACCAACCCGGACTCGGTGAAGTTCGGCGTGTACGAGGACGACGTGCCCGTCTTCGCCTGGATCCGCGAGGGCGCACCCGAGCACCGCATCTGCTTCGAGGCCCAGGTCATGGACTGGTCCGACGACGTCGCCTACTCCGTCCACGACATCGAGGACGGACTGCACGCCGGTCACATCGACCCCAATCTGCTGCTCGCCGAGCCCGAGCGCGCCGAGCTGTGGCGAATCGCGATCGGCCGCTACGTCCCCGCCGACACTGAGCCCCAGGAGCTGTCCGACGCCCTGGACCGGCTGATCGGCCAGGAGTGGTGGCCGCACCACTACGATGGCTCGGCCGTCGCGCAGGCCCGTCTCAAGGACGCCACCAGCCAGCTCATCGGCCGGTTCTGCCTCGCGGCCGAGGGCGCCACCCGGCAGGCGTACGGCACGGGCAGACTCACCCGATATGCGGCGGAACTCGTTGTTCCGCGAGAGGCGCGGATGGAGTGCGCGGTACTGAAGGCCGTGGCCGACTGCTATGTGATGCAGCGCGCCGAACAGGAGGCACTCCGAGCGGACCAGCGCATCGTGCTCGCCGAGCTCGCGGAGGCTCTCACCGCCCGGGCGCCCGACACCCTCGACCCCCAGTTCCGCGCGCTCTTCCACGCGGCGAAGGACGACCGGGCGCGCGGTCGGGTGATTGTGGATCAGCTGGCATCGCTCACGGACGCCTCAGCCCGCACCCTGCACGCCCAGCTCACGGCCCGGCGCTGA
- a CDS encoding DUF4132 domain-containing protein: MGWIETASGGYAVTLDGSEVRCRNAAGRELKQVPSKLRDDAEVVRLRQLAEWLERHERECVEQVDTWLVRSLPIPVAVLAQVWPDPAWQSALRDLVVAPVGADGGADMERAGLLRGADPERGIGMVDLDGDSVWLACESVLIPHPVLLDDLDDLREFAVELGVEQKVQQLFREVWRRPEEASGHSWPKYADAKFKQLRHAISRALSLGYRVRGGQALCPLVEGGRVLEARYWLGADYPDAEAVTGALEWRDKDGRRLGLCEVGPVAWSEGERMAALVYAGKVVADENAADALR; the protein is encoded by the coding sequence ATGGGCTGGATCGAGACAGCGAGCGGCGGCTATGCCGTGACGCTTGACGGTAGTGAAGTGCGTTGTCGCAATGCGGCGGGCCGCGAGTTGAAACAGGTTCCGTCCAAGCTGCGCGACGACGCCGAGGTGGTGCGGCTTCGGCAGTTGGCCGAGTGGTTGGAGCGCCATGAGCGCGAGTGCGTCGAGCAGGTGGACACCTGGCTGGTGCGTTCGCTGCCGATACCGGTGGCGGTGCTCGCCCAGGTGTGGCCGGACCCCGCCTGGCAGTCGGCGCTGCGGGACCTGGTGGTCGCACCGGTCGGCGCGGACGGCGGCGCCGACATGGAGCGCGCCGGTCTGTTGCGGGGCGCCGACCCCGAGCGGGGCATCGGCATGGTCGACCTGGACGGCGATTCGGTGTGGCTGGCCTGCGAAAGCGTGCTGATTCCCCATCCGGTGCTGCTGGACGACCTCGACGACCTCAGGGAGTTCGCGGTCGAACTGGGGGTGGAGCAGAAGGTCCAGCAATTGTTCCGCGAGGTGTGGCGACGCCCCGAGGAGGCGAGCGGCCACTCTTGGCCGAAGTACGCCGACGCCAAGTTCAAACAGCTGCGCCATGCGATCTCGCGCGCACTGTCGTTGGGGTACCGCGTTCGGGGCGGTCAGGCGCTGTGTCCGCTGGTGGAAGGCGGCCGGGTGCTGGAGGCGCGGTACTGGTTGGGGGCCGACTATCCGGACGCCGAGGCGGTCACCGGGGCCCTGGAGTGGCGGGACAAGGACGGCCGCAGGCTCGGGCTCTGCGAGGTGGGGCCGGTGGCCTGGTCCGAGGGCGAGCGGATGGCTGCCCTGGTGTACGCGGGCAAGGTCGTGGCCGATGAGAACGCGGCGGACGCACTGCGATGA